The Sinorhizobium meliloti genome includes a window with the following:
- a CDS encoding carboxymuconolactone decarboxylase family protein — MARIAALTPEQVPAESKHTLDTFTKNIGFTPNMMVAFAQSPIAFNAWATLLGSLSKALDVKTRDSIGLAVSEVNGCNYCLTVHSFTAEHMARLPADDIILARKGHASDPKRDAAIQFARKVIGTRGHVSDADLKDVRDAGYTDANIIEIVALVAMYSLTNFFNNVFDHEKDFPPVTPAARSEFSPTATF, encoded by the coding sequence ATGGCAAGAATTGCTGCTCTGACGCCGGAACAGGTGCCGGCTGAATCGAAACACACCCTCGATACGTTTACGAAGAACATCGGGTTCACCCCAAACATGATGGTGGCCTTCGCGCAGAGTCCTATCGCGTTCAACGCGTGGGCCACCCTGCTCGGCTCCCTGAGCAAGGCACTCGACGTAAAGACACGCGACAGCATCGGCCTTGCCGTCTCCGAGGTGAACGGTTGCAACTATTGCCTGACGGTTCACAGCTTCACCGCCGAACATATGGCCAGGCTGCCTGCCGATGACATCATCCTCGCCCGAAAGGGCCACGCCAGCGACCCGAAGCGGGATGCCGCTATTCAGTTTGCGCGAAAAGTCATCGGGACCCGCGGGCACGTCAGCGACGCCGATCTCAAAGACGTCCGCGATGCTGGCTATACCGATGCGAACATCATCGAGATCGTCGCGCTTGTGGCCATGTATTCCCTGACGAACTTCTTCAACAACGTGTTCGATCACGAGAAGGACTTTCCCCCCGTGACACCAGCGGCTCGATCTGAGTTTTCGCCTACCGCAACCTTTTGA
- a CDS encoding nitroreductase family protein: MNYISNAANELTPTNAVIETILSRSAAKYYDTAATLSDDQIRDLVRIGTSAPTSFHLQNWRFIAVRTPEAKARLRPIAWNQPAITDAAVTFIIVGQLANASTVPVRLAPVVEAGIMPAHLVPEWEMPARGLYDDQPQRQRDEAVRSATFGTAAIIYAARSLGLGSTPMIGFDAEAVHREFGLAEHEIPVMLLTVGPERAGNWPQKPRMPVADVLDFA, from the coding sequence ATGAACTACATCAGCAACGCAGCCAACGAACTGACGCCGACGAACGCCGTCATCGAAACCATCCTGAGCCGTAGTGCTGCCAAGTACTACGACACCGCCGCCACACTGAGCGACGATCAGATTCGCGACCTGGTGCGGATCGGCACGTCCGCGCCGACATCCTTCCACCTGCAGAACTGGCGGTTTATCGCCGTCCGTACGCCTGAGGCCAAGGCTCGGTTGCGTCCGATCGCCTGGAACCAGCCCGCGATCACCGACGCCGCCGTTACCTTCATCATCGTCGGCCAGTTGGCCAATGCTAGCACCGTTCCCGTGCGCCTGGCGCCGGTCGTGGAAGCCGGCATTATGCCGGCACATCTGGTGCCGGAATGGGAAATGCCCGCTCGCGGTCTGTATGACGATCAGCCGCAGCGCCAGCGCGACGAGGCGGTGCGCTCCGCTACCTTCGGCACCGCCGCAATCATCTATGCAGCCCGCTCGCTCGGCCTGGGTTCGACACCGATGATCGGTTTCGACGCAGAGGCCGTGCATCGCGAGTTCGGCCTGGCCGAACACGAAATCCCGGTGATGCTGCTGACGGTCGGGCCAGAGCGGGCCGGCAACTGGCCGCAGAAGCCGCGCATGCCGGTGGCCGATGTCCTGGACTTTGCATAA
- a CDS encoding cupin domain-containing protein, with translation MSDHPRHHGHDHQAEDRWKHNGVRVIKGDQLDDNTAQTPGMYRQAAINHARVGAQKIWAGTVAIEPNAKTGVHHHGPLESVIFVVRGKARMRWGDRLEYVAEAGPGDFIYVPPFVPHQEINADPENVLECVLVRSDNEAVVVNITDVDPVEKPEEVYWVDPIHKHPG, from the coding sequence ATGTCGGATCACCCTCGTCATCACGGTCATGACCACCAGGCAGAGGACCGGTGGAAACATAACGGCGTTCGCGTCATCAAGGGGGACCAGCTCGATGACAACACGGCCCAGACGCCCGGCATGTATCGGCAGGCGGCCATCAATCATGCACGCGTTGGCGCCCAGAAGATTTGGGCCGGGACCGTTGCGATCGAGCCCAATGCCAAGACCGGCGTGCATCACCATGGTCCGCTCGAAAGCGTAATCTTCGTCGTTCGCGGGAAGGCGCGCATGCGTTGGGGCGACAGGCTCGAATACGTCGCGGAAGCCGGCCCGGGCGACTTCATCTACGTACCACCCTTTGTGCCACACCAAGAAATCAATGCCGATCCCGAGAACGTGCTCGAATGCGTGCTGGTGCGATCCGACAACGAGGCGGTCGTGGTCAATATCACCGATGTCGATCCGGTGGAAAAGCCGGAGGAAGTCTATTGGGTCGATCCGATCCACAAACATCCAGGTTGA
- a CDS encoding NAD(P)H-dependent oxidoreductase has translation MNILYVDSSPRQESHSRQLSAAIIEKLLEVAPGASITRRELGAEPLPQTEALYAAALASPATLTAPPMGSLDLSEALIREVEAADVIVIGTPMHNLTIPSVLKA, from the coding sequence ATGAATATTCTCTATGTCGATAGCAGTCCGCGTCAGGAATCGCACAGCCGTCAGCTTTCGGCGGCGATCATCGAAAAGCTTCTTGAGGTTGCCCCCGGCGCGAGCATCACTCGGCGTGAATTGGGGGCTGAACCCCTGCCCCAAACCGAGGCCCTCTACGCCGCCGCGTTGGCGTCGCCGGCAACGTTGACCGCCCCGCCAATGGGTTCTCTAGATCTTTCCGAAGCGCTTATTCGGGAAGTCGAAGCGGCCGATGTGATTGTCATCGGAACGCCGATGCATAATTTGACAATTCCCTCGGTCCTCAAGGCGTAG
- a CDS encoding AraC family transcriptional regulator, which translates to MSEVDWLSRLLQIVTVTGQLEVRCAYGAPWRVAWGRAAANEIPYHVIVKGRAIFEDPETRTAKELVSGDIVLLPHGAAHVLHDGSGQTPVPTQQRQGAAGWMLSENDSQGEQLDLLCGRFFIAPPHDQLIRNYLPTNLVARTIDGLGKDGIGSATNQLASLVGLMRMESAGDRAGGRAVLNALSSALFTLVLRAASESAKAPEGLLALAGHPRLAPAITAMLADPGKPWKLPDLADLCGMSRATFMRHFQDRLGCSALDLLTDLRMSLAANELKKPKISTEAVAETVGYQSVSAFRRVFTERMGMTPGEWRRQAHTG; encoded by the coding sequence ATGTCTGAAGTCGATTGGCTGAGCCGTCTCCTACAAATCGTCACCGTAACCGGTCAGCTCGAGGTCCGCTGTGCCTATGGTGCGCCGTGGCGCGTGGCCTGGGGCCGGGCGGCGGCGAATGAAATCCCCTACCACGTCATCGTCAAGGGCCGGGCCATTTTCGAGGATCCGGAGACGAGAACAGCGAAGGAGTTGGTGAGCGGAGATATCGTGCTGCTACCTCACGGTGCGGCGCATGTACTGCACGACGGTAGCGGCCAGACGCCGGTCCCCACCCAGCAGCGCCAGGGAGCTGCCGGATGGATGCTGAGCGAGAACGATAGCCAGGGTGAGCAACTTGATTTGTTGTGTGGCCGATTTTTCATCGCCCCGCCCCATGATCAACTGATCCGTAATTATCTGCCCACAAATCTGGTGGCACGGACGATCGACGGCCTCGGAAAAGACGGGATCGGATCTGCTACCAATCAACTGGCCAGTTTGGTGGGCCTGATGCGAATGGAGTCCGCCGGCGATCGCGCGGGAGGACGCGCCGTTCTCAACGCGCTTTCTTCGGCCCTCTTCACATTAGTGCTGCGAGCTGCAAGTGAATCCGCGAAAGCCCCTGAAGGCTTGTTGGCCCTCGCCGGCCACCCACGACTGGCACCGGCAATTACGGCTATGCTCGCCGATCCGGGCAAGCCCTGGAAACTGCCTGATCTGGCGGACTTGTGCGGCATGTCGCGCGCCACATTCATGCGCCACTTTCAGGACAGGCTGGGTTGTTCGGCCCTCGATCTGTTGACTGATCTCCGCATGAGCCTGGCAGCCAACGAGTTGAAAAAGCCGAAGATCAGCACCGAGGCTGTGGCCGAAACGGTCGGCTATCAATCTGTTTCGGCATTCCGCCGTGTGTTTACTGAGAGAATGGGGATGACGCCCGGGGAATGGCGCAGACAAGCGCATACCGGCTGA
- a CDS encoding DUF3788 domain-containing protein, protein MTLSNRTPSQIGARISDRSAPPDDSAVRDWLGPEAFGHWTELRTWIDEFYMGVFAPDWLYGGKNRGWSLRYKKTKAFTTLVPEYRRFSAVVVMGGAEREKFEERRYVWRPQLVKLYDEAKTYIDGKWLRLAILSADDLHDVTELLTMQRPPLPRG, encoded by the coding sequence ATGACCTTATCAAATCGTACCCCTTCTCAAATCGGCGCCAGGATTTCCGACAGATCAGCACCGCCTGATGACAGCGCCGTTCGGGACTGGCTTGGACCAGAGGCATTCGGCCATTGGACCGAGCTGCGGACCTGGATTGACGAATTCTATATGGGGGTTTTCGCGCCGGACTGGCTGTACGGCGGCAAGAACCGTGGTTGGTCCTTGCGCTATAAGAAAACGAAGGCGTTCACCACATTGGTGCCGGAATACCGGCGGTTTTCGGCTGTTGTGGTTATGGGTGGAGCAGAACGTGAGAAATTCGAGGAGCGGCGTTATGTCTGGCGCCCGCAACTGGTCAAGCTTTACGATGAAGCCAAAACATATATCGACGGAAAATGGCTGAGACTTGCCATCTTATCGGCAGACGATCTGCATGATGTGACGGAACTTTTGACGATGCAGCGCCCGCCACTGCCGCGCGGTTGA
- a CDS encoding NADP-dependent oxidoreductase: MKAIVVTDQAAGTAGMKLVERPEPQAAINDVVVQVHAAGFVNTELDWPSTWTDRAFRDRTPSILGHELAGVITGLGYGTTGLSIGQRVLGLSDWYRDGTLAEYVAMEARNLAPLPGNVDFTVGASLPISGLTAWQGLFQHGRLRAGQSVLAHGAAGAVGSIVTQLAREAGAYVIGTGRAADRQKALDFGANEFIDLGNDILEDVGGVDLVFDVIGGDVQKRSAALIRSGGTLVTAVGPTDIRPVDGLAVDFVVEADRAQLSEIVQRVRDGRLRTNIGKVSSLDDAVATFNSAERRAGKTVIRVLP; encoded by the coding sequence ATGAAAGCGATCGTAGTGACCGACCAGGCTGCGGGAACAGCCGGAATGAAGCTGGTGGAGCGACCCGAGCCGCAGGCCGCGATAAACGACGTCGTCGTACAGGTCCATGCGGCGGGGTTCGTCAACACCGAACTGGATTGGCCTTCGACCTGGACCGATCGGGCCTTTCGTGACCGGACGCCATCGATTCTCGGCCATGAGCTGGCCGGTGTGATCACCGGGCTGGGCTATGGCACCACGGGACTGTCGATCGGCCAGCGGGTGCTCGGCCTGTCGGACTGGTATCGCGACGGCACACTCGCTGAGTACGTCGCTATGGAGGCCCGAAACCTCGCGCCATTGCCCGGCAACGTCGACTTCACGGTGGGCGCAAGCCTGCCGATATCTGGCCTGACCGCATGGCAGGGACTGTTTCAGCATGGCCGCCTTCGGGCGGGGCAGAGCGTCCTCGCACACGGCGCGGCTGGCGCCGTCGGCTCGATCGTGACGCAGCTTGCGCGGGAAGCCGGCGCCTATGTTATCGGCACCGGACGCGCCGCTGACCGCCAGAAAGCTTTGGACTTCGGTGCAAATGAATTCATCGATCTTGGAAACGACATCCTGGAAGACGTCGGCGGCGTCGATCTGGTATTCGACGTTATCGGCGGCGATGTTCAGAAGCGGTCCGCAGCGCTGATCCGGTCCGGAGGAACGCTTGTGACAGCCGTCGGACCGACGGACATTCGACCTGTGGATGGCCTGGCGGTTGACTTCGTCGTCGAGGCTGATCGTGCCCAGCTATCCGAGATCGTTCAGCGGGTCCGGGACGGAAGGCTGCGGACGAACATCGGCAAGGTTTCAAGTCTGGACGATGCGGTCGCCACCTTCAATTCGGCGGAGCGGCGCGCAGGAAAGACGGTCATTCGCGTTCTCCCGTGA
- a CDS encoding NUDIX hydrolase, with translation MKKTERYLARLAPHASTLTKGGAAHQIGAICYRVNEMGAVEVLLITTRASGRWTIPKGWPIKNLKPHQAAEREAWEEAGVAGKAKKRALGYFTYLKTLDDGHKTASIVEVFRLKVDELHHKFPERGERQMAWLSPVEAARRVQEPELKGLLLRMLKEPSS, from the coding sequence CATGCGAGCACCCTAACGAAGGGTGGCGCCGCCCATCAGATCGGAGCGATCTGCTACCGAGTCAACGAAATGGGCGCCGTCGAGGTGTTGTTGATCACAACGCGCGCTTCGGGCCGGTGGACGATTCCGAAAGGCTGGCCCATTAAGAACCTGAAACCACACCAGGCGGCCGAAAGAGAAGCGTGGGAAGAGGCTGGCGTAGCTGGAAAAGCGAAGAAGCGAGCACTTGGCTATTTCACCTATTTAAAAACTCTCGACGACGGACACAAAACAGCATCGATCGTCGAGGTGTTCAGGCTGAAGGTGGACGAACTGCACCACAAGTTCCCGGAGCGAGGAGAGAGACAGATGGCGTGGCTGTCCCCGGTCGAGGCCGCCAGACGTGTGCAGGAGCCGGAACTGAAAGGGTTACTGCTGCGCATGCTCAAAGAACCCAGTAGCTAA